The window AGGTGTCAGTGAACAGGTTTTGGGAATTATAGGTGACCGAATAGAACCTCTTGTGAATCCACACGACAATGATTTTAGCTATACAGGTTGAATATtggctattattataatttacatagactaaattgaaaatataacttttgttAAACAACTAATTTTAGAACTGATAGAAAACCATAATAcagacaatttcaaaaatatccaGGATGACAATTATAGTATGGATAATGTAGAAGTTGTTACTTTCGACAATGAAGAAATGGATGAGTTTAATGTTTCTTTAGAAGACTTAACATATGCTGGTACTCAACAAATCAACTGGGGTAAGCAATTACATAATAGTTATAGGTAACATAAACACAGATATTAGTTATGTCTTATGTCTatgttcatttataaattatccttTAGGTAAGATTTTATCAAACGAAAAATGCGAAACAGTTACATCAAATGCAAGTGTTATGCTAAAATCAAAACCATCCAACACTATTCCAGATCAAACatcagcaaaaaaaaatagtaaaaatgtaactgCTCCTAAAGGACAATATCATTCAACACAAAAAACCGTTTGTGAAGGGTTAcaagagttaaaaaaaaaaagaacgaaTAAAGTGGAAgctaaaaatgagtttttgtCAGAGTTGcaagatataaaaatgaaaaaagcaAAATTAGAA is drawn from Aphis gossypii isolate Hap1 unplaced genomic scaffold, ASM2018417v2 Contig00587, whole genome shotgun sequence and contains these coding sequences:
- the LOC126554742 gene encoding uncharacterized protein LOC126554742 — protein: MATGASAIKRLRNKNFTEKEKEMLMELIISHKNVIENIKTDSINIKRKTQSWKYITCQYNNKNSETRKRTVTKLKNVYDMAKRRAKKELSSDKVSMYKCMKDITDEDQLVIVDLVQSCRSEVVERYKTGGGMYSKTMSGVSEQVLGIIGDRIEPLVNPHDNDFSYTELIENHNTDNFKNIQDDNYSMDNVEVVTFDNEEMDEFNVSLEDLTYAGTQQINWGKILSNEKCETVTSNASVMLKSKPSNTIPDQTSAKKNSKNVTAPKGQYHSTQKTVCEGLQELKKKRTNKVEAKNEFLSELQDIKMKKAKLELQAAEITIKILDTELATKQMEMD